Part of the Streptomyces antimycoticus genome, GAACCGCTGCCGGTCGCCGTCATCGCCGAGATGCTCGGCATTCCGCAGGCCGACCGCCCCGCGCTGCGGCCCTGGTCGGCGGATATCTGCGGGATGTACGAGCTGGGCCCGAGCGAGGAGACGGCGCGCCGGGCGGTGCGCGCGTCCCTCGAATTCTCCGGCTATCTGCGCGAGTTGATCGACGCGCGCCGTAAGGCCCCGGGGGACGATCTGATCAGCGGGCTCATCGCCGCGCATGACGAGGGCGACCGGCTCACCGAGCAGGAGATGATCTCCACCTGTGTGCTGCTGCTCAACGCGGGCCATGAGGCCACGGTCAACACCACGGGTAATGGCTGGTGGGCGCTGTTCCGCCACCCCGAGCAGCTCGCCCGGCTCCGCGCCGACCCGGACGCGCTGCTGCCCACCGCCGTGGACGAACTCCTGCGCTTCGACACCCCGCTGCAGCTCTTCGAGCGCTGGGTGCTGGAGGACATCGAGATCGACGGCACGGTGATCCCGCGCGGCAGCGAGGTCGCCCTGCTCTTCGGCTCGGCCAACCGCGACCCGGCCCGCTTCGAGCGCCCCGACACCCTCGATCTCTCCCGCGCCGACAACCCCCATGTCAGCTTCGGCGCCGGGATCCACTACTGCCTCGGCGCCCCGCTGGCCCGTCTGGAGCTCGCGGCCTCCTTCGGCGCGCTGCTCCGTAAGGCGCCCGGGATGCGACTGGTCAAGGAGCCGGAGCCGCAGGCGAACTTCGTGATCCGCGGGCTGCGGGAGCTGCTGGTCGAGCTCTGAGCGGACGACGGCGGCCAGCCGGCGGACACGCAGACAGCGGCCAGCAGACACAGCACCCCGCAGATTACGCAGACAAAAGGGCCCCCCGTTGTCCACAGGCTGTGGACAACGGGGGGCGGTTGCCGGGGTGTGGTGGGCCGACGGGGGTCAGCCGCCGATGTCACGGCGGCGCAGACCCACCAGTCCTCCGGCGGCGAGAACGACCGAGAGAAGCAGCAGCCACAGGAACGGTGCGGCCGTCACCTCATCGCCCGGCAGCTTCGGCAGATGGCTGAAGGGCGAGGTGTTCATGACGGAATCGGACAGCTCCAGCGCCGGGCCCATCCAGCCCAGGGCGACCACCCAGCCGACGAATGCCCAGGCCGCGGCCGAATACTTCGGCAACACGCCCACGAGGAAGAGCGTCACGCTGGTGAGCACCCACAGCGCCGGGAGCTGGGCGAGGGCGGCGCCCATACAGCGGCCGAGCTGGTCGGCCAGATCGCCCGCCGCGATGCCGTAGCCCAGGCCGAGCGCCAGACCGCCGATGGCGAGGATGACGACCGGGCCGAGGTAGGCGATGACCAGATGGCTCCCGGCCCAGCGCAGCCGGCCCACGGCGTTGGACAGCAGGGGCTCGGCACGCTGGTCGGTCTCCTCGCCGCGCAGCCGCAGCACGGAGCTGGCGGTGTAGACGGCGAGGATGGTGCCGAGGACGCCGACCATGGCGGCCAGGAACGCGTCGTTGAGCCCCTGGGCGCCGCCCATCCGCTGGATGATGTCGCGGGTCTGGTCGCTGTCGCCGAGGAAGTCGTCGGCACCGTCGGAGATGGATCCGAAGATGGCGCCCGCGAAGACGAAGCCCGCGGCCCAGCCGAGCAGGGCACCACGCTGCAGCCGCCAGCCGAGGCCGTAGACCCCGTTCAGCAGCGGGCCCGCGGCCGGCGGGCCGGGGCGGCTGGCGTAGAAGCTGGCGCCCACGTCACGACGGCCCGCGAGGGAGTACGCGAGGCTGATCGAGGCCGCGGCGAGCACGGCGATCAGCAGCAGCGGCCACCACCGCTCGCCCCCGTACGGCCGGGCGTACTCGGCCCAGCCCAGCGGCGAGAGCCAGACCAGGACGTGGCCGGAGCCCTTGGTGCCGTCCTCGGCGGCGTCACCCGCCATGCGCAGCACGAAGGCGACGCCGACCGCGGCGGAGCTCAGGCCCCGGGCCAGCCGTGCGTTCTCCGTGAGTTGGGCGGCGACGGCGGCCAGACCGCCGAAGGCCATACCGGACAGGCCCACGGCGAGGCCGAGCGCGAGCGCGCCGGTGCCGCCCTGGCCCGCGAGGCTGCCCGCGATGAGCAGGGTCACCGCGCCGTTGGCGATGCCCACGGCGAGCAGCGCCGAGGTGAGACCCGCGCGGCGGCCGACCATGCCGGCGGAGAGCGCCTCCTGACGGCCGGTCTCCTCCTCCTCACGGGTGTGCCGGATCACGACCAGCAGGCTCATGATCGCGGCGAACACCGTAAGGAAGGCACCCACGCGCCAGACGGTGAGCGCGCCGAGCGAGTCGTCGAAGGCGGCGCCGAACAGGGCCCGGGTCGAGCCGTTCCCGTTCATGTCCTGGACGAGGTCGGCGCGCCGGGCGGGGGTGTCGTACGCGCTCTTCAGACGGCCGACGGTGCTGCTGGCCGTGAGCCCCAGGCACAGCACCCACACCGGCATCATGATCCGGTCGCGCCGCAGGGCGAGCCGCAACAGCGTGCCCGTGCCGGCCAGATCGCGGGCCGATCCGCGGGCGCGGGGGGAGACCCGGGCGTCGGCTACGGCGGTCATCGGACGATCGCCTCGGCTTCCGTGTGCGAGATGTCGTCCTGGTAGTGGCGCAGGAAGAGCTCTTCCAGGGTGGGCGGGGTGGAGATGAGGCTGCGCACCCCGGCCTGGGTGAGCTGGCGCAGCACGGCGTCCATCTTGTCGGTGTCGACCTGGAGCTTGACCTGGCGGCCCTGAATGTCCACGTTGTGCACACCGGGGAGGCCGGACAGGCCGTTCGGCTCTCCGGCGAGCTCGGCGGTCACCGACGTACGGGTCAGATGGCGCAGCTCGGTGAGCGAGCCGGACTCCACCCGCTTGCCCTTGCGGATGATGCTCACTCTCCGGCAGAGCGCCTCGACCTCGCTGAGGATGTGGCTGGAGAGCAGCACCGTACGACCACGGTCGCGCTCCTCGGCGACGCACTCGCGGAAGACCTCCTCCATGAGGGGGTCGAGCCCGGAGGTCGGCTCGTCGAGGATCAGCAGCTCCACTTCGGATGCGAACGCGGCGACCAGGGCGACCTTCTGCCGATTGCCCTTGGAGTACGTACGGCCCTTCTTGGTGGGGTCGAGCTCGAACCGCTCCAGGAGCTCGGCGCGGCGTGCTGAGTCCAGCCCGCCGCGCAGCCGTCCGTACAGGTCGATGACCTCTCCGCCGCTCAGGTTGCGCCACAGGGTGACGTCCCCGGGGACGTAGGCGATGTGGCGGTGGAGGTCGACCGCGTCGTGCCAGGGGTCCTTGCCGAGCATCTGCACCGCACCGGAGTCGGCGCGGAGCAGACCGAGGAGGACCCGGATGGTGGTGGACTTCCCGGCGCCGTTGGGCCCGAGGAAGCCATGGACCTCACCTGCCTCGACTTCGAGGTCGAGGCCGTCCAACGCGTGGGTCCGGCCGAAGGACTTGTGGAGGCCGGACACGGAGATTGCCGTTTTCATGATTTCGAAGCTACGCTAGTTTCACAAAATTGTGAAGTTAAGGAACCATATAAACTTATGATGATGTGACGAAGAGAGGAGATGATGAAGCGGTGAGGGAGACGATCGAACCGGAGGACGCGCCCGGTGATGCGCGGGACGAAGCGGCGGTGTCCAGGTTCGTCGAGCGGTTCGCGGCCGATCTTGCCGAGGCCGGTATGCAGCGCATGGCGGCGCGGGTCTTCGCGGCGCTTCTCGTCTCCGACGCCGGGGCCCTCACCTCCGCCGAGCTCGCCGAGCAGCTGCGGATCAGCCCGGCCGCGGTCTCGGGCGCGATCCGCTATCTGTCCCAGGTGGACATGGTGGTGCGCGAGCGCGAGCCGGGCTCCCGCCGCGATCGCTACCGGCTCTACAGCGAGGTCTGGTACGAGACCCTGACCCGCCGCGACCAGATCCTGGCCCGCTGGGAGACCACCATGCGGGACGGCGTGAAGGTGCTCGGCCCGGGCACCCCGGCAGGGCTGCGGATCACCGAGACCGCCGACTTCTTCGAATGGGTCCAGCAGGAGCTGCCCAAGATGCTGGAGCGCTGGCGCGCCCACCAGGCCGCGGACCGCGCCGCGGAGGCGCGCGAGGCGCGCGAGGCGGAGGCGGGCTAGCGGCCGGGACGGCGCCGCGAGCGCGGCGCCCGGGGGCGCCGGGCCCGGAGGCGGGTCGCCGGGCGATCCGGCCCGGCGCCGGATGCGGTCGCCCGCGGCCGCGCGCCAGTGGCGGTCGCGTGCGGTCCGGTGCCGGTACCCGTCGCGTGTGGCCCGGTGGCGGTACCCGTCGCTTGCGGCCCGGTGGCGGTGGGTCTCGGGTGTGGCCCGGTGACGGTGGGCCTGGGGTGCGGTCCGGTGCCGGTGGCCGTCGCGTGTGGCCCGGTGCCGGTGGGTCTCGCTTGCGGCGCGGTGGCGGTACCCGTCGCGTGCGGTCCGGTGCCGGTGGGCCTGGGGTGCGGTCCAGTGCCGGTGGCCGTCGCGTGCGGTCCGGTGCCGGTGGGTCTCGGGTGTGGCCCGGTGCCGGTGGGCCTGGGGTGCGGTCCGGTGCCGGTGGGTCTCGGGTGTGGCCCGGTGGCGGTGGGCCTGGGGTGCGGTCCGGTGCCGGTGGGTCTCGGGTGTGGCCCGGT contains:
- a CDS encoding cytochrome P450; protein product: MSSSSAEAPAFDPWQPSFVADPYPAYAALRERGRAHWFEPSRQWLIPRHADVSALLRDRRLGRTYLHRFSHEEFGRTAPPPEHEPFHTLNDHGMLDLEPPDHTRLRRLVSKAFTPRTVEALVPTIRRFADELVDSLVASGGGDLIAAVAEPLPVAVIAEMLGIPQADRPALRPWSADICGMYELGPSEETARRAVRASLEFSGYLRELIDARRKAPGDDLISGLIAAHDEGDRLTEQEMISTCVLLLNAGHEATVNTTGNGWWALFRHPEQLARLRADPDALLPTAVDELLRFDTPLQLFERWVLEDIEIDGTVIPRGSEVALLFGSANRDPARFERPDTLDLSRADNPHVSFGAGIHYCLGAPLARLELAASFGALLRKAPGMRLVKEPEPQANFVIRGLRELLVEL
- a CDS encoding ABC transporter permease, with the protein product MTAVADARVSPRARGSARDLAGTGTLLRLALRRDRIMMPVWVLCLGLTASSTVGRLKSAYDTPARRADLVQDMNGNGSTRALFGAAFDDSLGALTVWRVGAFLTVFAAIMSLLVVIRHTREEEETGRQEALSAGMVGRRAGLTSALLAVGIANGAVTLLIAGSLAGQGGTGALALGLAVGLSGMAFGGLAAVAAQLTENARLARGLSSAAVGVAFVLRMAGDAAEDGTKGSGHVLVWLSPLGWAEYARPYGGERWWPLLLIAVLAAASISLAYSLAGRRDVGASFYASRPGPPAAGPLLNGVYGLGWRLQRGALLGWAAGFVFAGAIFGSISDGADDFLGDSDQTRDIIQRMGGAQGLNDAFLAAMVGVLGTILAVYTASSVLRLRGEETDQRAEPLLSNAVGRLRWAGSHLVIAYLGPVVILAIGGLALGLGYGIAAGDLADQLGRCMGAALAQLPALWVLTSVTLFLVGVLPKYSAAAWAFVGWVVALGWMGPALELSDSVMNTSPFSHLPKLPGDEVTAAPFLWLLLLSVVLAAGGLVGLRRRDIGG
- a CDS encoding ABC transporter ATP-binding protein, which produces MKTAISVSGLHKSFGRTHALDGLDLEVEAGEVHGFLGPNGAGKSTTIRVLLGLLRADSGAVQMLGKDPWHDAVDLHRHIAYVPGDVTLWRNLSGGEVIDLYGRLRGGLDSARRAELLERFELDPTKKGRTYSKGNRQKVALVAAFASEVELLILDEPTSGLDPLMEEVFRECVAEERDRGRTVLLSSHILSEVEALCRRVSIIRKGKRVESGSLTELRHLTRTSVTAELAGEPNGLSGLPGVHNVDIQGRQVKLQVDTDKMDAVLRQLTQAGVRSLISTPPTLEELFLRHYQDDISHTEAEAIVR
- a CDS encoding GbsR/MarR family transcriptional regulator — protein: MRETIEPEDAPGDARDEAAVSRFVERFAADLAEAGMQRMAARVFAALLVSDAGALTSAELAEQLRISPAAVSGAIRYLSQVDMVVREREPGSRRDRYRLYSEVWYETLTRRDQILARWETTMRDGVKVLGPGTPAGLRITETADFFEWVQQELPKMLERWRAHQAADRAAEAREAREAEAG